A genomic stretch from Pomacea canaliculata isolate SZHN2017 linkage group LG2, ASM307304v1, whole genome shotgun sequence includes:
- the LOC112557422 gene encoding macrophage mannose receptor 1-like translates to MCVNTRARSGLWNDDNCNDEFGFICERSNGTATPLNPVPTPRIQGGCPPGFSGLDNKCFYVNSTAALGWEAARNACRSMVLARPADIASITSHQELVLVMSLLENVTTDVYIGLNDRQTNAHFVWQTNEEVVLTNWAPNQPSERWRLLGGSSEDCVVMRVQLDIFGQWDDVSCVEKHGYVCQTTRDPSYSMESPVIGGCKGNYYHYRDSCYGNYRMPKNMAEAEATCVLDNGHLVSIRDIHELASVDIFLYIDVVVSASWIGLTYNETTGSYSWVDQWPVTFTQWGQGEPDITKSAACVAMADGKWNDTDCNDLRPFTCKISTAAPPTTTPAPPGYCASPSWAPNGDYCYYAAPSNTQSWPEANYICRKLGMELLSLHSADELSFVQSLVTLAVTTPRYNWRLPSSGVTKVWIGLERTLQGGFRWSDGSPTNYLPWNTGEPNNENDNEDCAEVLISVGKFNDMPCMGISQGFVCKAPKVFPTSTTTTTPSQTTTAESVTSKTTTGTQASTRRLGWPNYRPLVSPATRRTKNSLSGGEIAGIVIGLLAFIAIVGTVVYVLRHRRVIIKPPAEREEPSAGFDNALYDKTHDQVALASNGVHLNHADSEDC, encoded by the exons ATGTGTGTCAACACCAGGGCCCGgtcag GTCTCTGGAATGACGACAACTGTAATGACGAATTCGGTTTCATCTGCGAGCGGAGCAATGGCACAGCCACGCCCCTCAACCCCGTACCCACGCCCCGCATTCAGGGTGGCTGCCCACCCGGCTTCTCTGGACTCG ACAACAAGTGTTTCTACGTCAACAGCACAGCGGCGCTGGGGTGGGAGGCGGCGCGCAATGCATGCCGGTCCATGGTGCTGGCCAGACCCGCCGACATCGCCAGCATCACCAGCCACCAGGAGCTAG tgctGGTGATGTCACTGCTGGAGAACGTGACGACTGACGTGTACATCGGACTCAACGACAGGCAGACCAACGCGCACTTCGTGTGGCAGACCAACGAGGAGGTCGTCCTCACCAACTGGGCGCCCAACCAACCCAGCGAGCGATGGCGTCTGCTCGGAGGCTCCTCC GAGGACTGTGTCGTCATGAGAGTGCAGCTGGACATCTTCGGCCAGTGGGATGACGTCAGCTGTGTGGAGAAGCACGGTTACGTCTGTCAGACGACACGAG ATCCCTCCTACTCCATGGAGTCACCTGTCATTGGTGGATGCAAGGGCAACTATTATCACTACCGAGACAGTTGCTATGGCAACTACAGGATGCCCAAAAACATGGCTGAAGCTGAAGCCACGTGCGTGCTGGATAACGGCCATCTTGTATCCATCCGCGACATCCACGAGCTGGCGTCAGTCGACATTTTCCTTTACATCGACGTCGTCGTCAGCGCGTCCTGGATTGGCCTAACGTACAATGAG ACGACAGGAAGCTACAGCTGGGTGGACCAGTGGCCAGTGACCTTCACCCAGTGGGGTCAAGGCGAGCCTGACATCACCAAGTCGGCGGCGTGTGTGGCGATGGCTGACGGCAAGTGGAACGACACCGACTGCAACGACCTCCGCCCCTTCACCTGCAAAATCTCCACAG ctgCACCACCTACAACGACTCCAGCGCCCCCTGGCTACTGTGCTAGCCCCTCCTGGGCCCCCAACGGCGACTACTGCTACTACGCCGCCCCCAGCAACACCCAGTCGTGGCCCGAGGCCAACTACATCTGCAG GAAGCTGGGGATGGAGCTGCTGAGTCTGCACTCCGCTGACGAGCTCAGCTTTGTCCAGAGTCTGGTGACCCTGGCAGTGACCACCCCCCGCTACAACTGGCGCCTCCCCTCCTCTGGCGTCACCAAAGTGTGGATCGGACTGGAGCGCACGCTACAAG GTGGTTTCCGCTGGTCGGACGGCTCGCCCACCAATTACCTCCCCTGGAACACGGGCGAGCCCAACAACGAGAACGACAACGAGGACTGCGCCGAGGTTTTAATCAGCGTCGGCAAGTTCAACGACATGCCGTGTATGGGCATCAGCCAGGGATTCGTGTGCAAGGCCCCTAAGG TGTTTCCGACAAGTACAACGACTACCACACCATCCCAAACAACGACAGCGGAAAGTGTGACAAGTAAAACAACgacag GGACACAAGCCTCCACTCGCCGACTGGGCTGGCCGAATTATCGCCCCTTAGTCTCGCCCGCCACTAGGAGGACAA AGAACTCACTGAGTGGCGGTGAGATCGCCGGCATCGTCATCGGTCTTCTGGCGTTCATCGCCATCGTGGGGACCGTCGTCTACGTCCTCCGTCATCGCCGCGTCATCATCAAGCCGCCAGCGGAGCGGGAGGAGCCCAGCGCGGGCTTTGACAACGCGCTGTACGACAAGACGCACGACCAGGTGGCGCTCGCCTCCAACGGCGTCCACCTCAATCACGCCGACAGCGAGGACTGCTGA
- the LOC112557866 gene encoding macrophage mannose receptor 1-like gives MLRQRRLVAGSKQLTTRDRAAACRMIGYPGYPLTATLLVLALCLERGAGQVCPYGWYGRPGSDSCYLINTDSTKYKWPDAVDKCQAYNGQLVVISDTQERDWLFQTLADVTAAVPSVDSWWIGIKFQDSKYSWVDDTPLNNSLVPWDKGLPGDSQGPCVAIVRQKVSNYTCLNWCNLLCERFKSVPLQCDVDNKWNFINGSCFKIYPDKRTWQDAKQMCDLQDSQLAKVSSFTAHADLWDASRRLGVNLWAGLQAANNSSQLVMTWTDGSHLEATDQNFWVDGQPSLAPNTTQCMYINGGIPRRLKSWQLGDCNSLNGYTCQKPPGECQDGWLTHQSTCFKLFDDMQSWSVANLTCTGIGGQLVNLASPSDQMFLQRYLPVFASEYVDSIWIGLNDNGNDYGPITWSGGKNIGNATHWAENPPPNNTVGNLDCGFIDTSDSEGRWQLTSDCTVIRSWVCTIPVNTPVQPMPTSVSPYMCDPMWIQFGLSCYFFSDGPEIWSDARRMCKSFEADLVVITGDRDQAFLNRHVTGGDFWIGLHDIIVEGTWLWVNNNQARD, from the exons GAGCCGGCCAGGTGTGTCCGTACGGCTGGTATGGGAGGCCGGGCAGCGACTCCTGCTACCTCATCAACACCGACTCCACCAAGTACAAGTGGCCGGACGCCGTGGACAAGTGCCAGGCGTATAACGGACAGCTGGTTGTCATCTCAGATACTCAGGAGAGG GACTGGTTGTTTCAAACTCTGGCGGACGTGACAGCAGCTGTACCCAGTGTCGACAGCTGGTGGATTGGCATCAAGTTCCAGGACAGCAAGTACTCCTGGGTCGACGACACCCCGCTCAACAACTCGCTTGT gcCGTGGGACAAGGGTCTACCCGGCGACTCCCAGGGTCCGTGTGTGGCCATCGTCAGGCAGAAAGTCAGCAACTACACCTGTCTGAACTGGTGCAACCTGCTGTGTGAGCGGTTTAAAA GTGTACCCCTGCAGTGTGACGTGGACAACAAGTGGAATTTCATCAATGGCTCGTGCTTTAAGATCTACCCGGACAAGCGCACTTGGCAAGACGCAAA GCAGATGTGCGACCTGCAGGACAGTCAACTGGCCAAAGTCTCCTCATTCACTGCGCATGCCGACTTGTGGGACGCGTCAAGACGTCTGGGCGTCAACCTGTGGGCGGGGCTACAGGCTGCCAATAAC TCAAGTCAGCTTGTGATGACGTGGACAGACGGTAGCCACCTAGAGGCGACTGATCAGAACTTCTGGGTGGACGGGCAGCCCAGCCTCGCTCC GAACACCACCCAGTGCATGTACATCAACGGCGGCATCCCTCGCCGTCTCAAGTCCTGGCAGCTGGGCGACTGTAACTCTCTCAACGGCTACACGTGTCAGAAACCGCCAG GTGAGTGCCAGGACGGGTGGCTGACACACCAGAGCACGTGCTTCAAACTGTTTGACGACATGCAGTCATGGAGCGTGGCTAACCTCACGTGCACTGGCATTGGAGGACAGCTGGTCAACCTGGCATC ACCGTCTGACCAGATGTTCCTGCAGCGTTACCTCCCCGTGTTTGCCAGCGAGTACGTGGACAGCATCTGGATAGGACTGAACG ACAACGGCAACGACTACGGTCCCATCACGTGGTCTGGCGGCAAAAACATCGGCAACGCCACGCACTGGGCCGAAAACCCGCCCCCCAACAACACCGTCGGCAACCTCGACTGCGGCTTCATAGACacca GTGACTCGGAGGGGCGATGGCAGTTAACGTCAGACTGCACGGTGATTCGATCCTGGGTGTGCACGATACCCGTCAACACACCCGTGCAGCCAATGCCCACGTCTGTGT CGCCCTACATGTGTGACCCCATGTGGATCCAGTTCGGACTCAGCTGCTACTTCTTCTCCGACGGCCCTGAGATCTGGTCTGATGCTCGCAGGATGTGCAAGAGCTTTGAGGCCGACCTGGTGGTCATCACTGGCGACAGGGACCAGGCCTTCCTCAACC gtcacgtgacaggaggaGACTTCTGGATTGGACTACACGACATCATCGTAGAAGGCACGTGGCTTTGGGTCAACAACAACCAGGCACGTGACTGA